A part of Candidatus Poribacteria bacterium genomic DNA contains:
- a CDS encoding restriction endonuclease subunit S: protein MSSWHNLTINDLGQIITGSTPPTKKTEYYGNEYPFITPTDMKIDSRIVHTERFLSQTGYEYNKNRLLPPNTVCVVCIASIGKTCMTTVPSVTNQQINSIVVNQQKHDPYFVYYLLRTKTEVLHNIASGVASPIVNKSTFGNLEVYVPPLPTQRKIAAVLSAYDDLIENNTRRIKILEDMAQTLYREWFVHFRFPGHENVRMVESSLELIPQGWEIIAASEAMFINPRTSAPRDTKKPFVPMKSATENSMLITDVEEKTGNSGAKFKNGDTLFARITPCLENGRTGFVQFLPNGTEIAFGSTEFIVLRSKTLNPYFVYLLAQTHDFREHAIKSMTGATGRQRVLNQCFDDYFLPNPNQDILDQFESTVISLFRKVQNFAEKNTNLRQTRDLLLPKLISGEIDVSELDIDIDIDPKSN from the coding sequence TCACTCCAACGGATATGAAAATAGATTCTCGCATTGTTCATACCGAACGATTCCTATCACAAACAGGATATGAATATAATAAAAACCGTCTGCTACCTCCCAATACAGTTTGTGTCGTCTGCATTGCAAGCATCGGTAAAACTTGCATGACAACTGTTCCAAGCGTAACAAACCAACAAATTAACAGCATTGTCGTAAATCAACAAAAACACGATCCATACTTTGTATACTATCTTCTCAGAACTAAAACAGAGGTCCTTCATAATATAGCTAGTGGTGTCGCAAGTCCTATAGTCAATAAATCAACATTTGGAAATCTCGAAGTTTATGTTCCTCCTCTCCCAACCCAACGCAAAATCGCCGCCGTTCTCTCCGCCTATGACGATCTCATCGAAAACAACACCCGCCGCATCAAAATCCTTGAGGACATGGCACAGACCCTCTACCGAGAATGGTTCGTCCACTTCCGATTCCCCGGACATGAGAACGTCCGGATGGTGGAATCGTCGTTAGAACTTATACCGCAAGGGTGGGAGATAATTGCTGCGAGCGAAGCTATGTTCATAAATCCAAGGACTTCTGCTCCACGTGATACCAAAAAACCATTTGTGCCGATGAAGTCAGCAACAGAAAATTCAATGTTAATCACTGACGTAGAGGAAAAAACGGGAAACAGTGGGGCGAAGTTTAAAAATGGGGACACGCTATTTGCGCGTATTACTCCATGTCTTGAAAACGGTAGGACAGGCTTCGTCCAATTTCTTCCGAATGGCACTGAGATTGCTTTTGGATCGACAGAATTTATCGTTCTCAGGTCCAAAACGTTGAACCCATATTTTGTTTATCTTTTGGCACAGACACATGATTTCAGGGAGCATGCGATCAAGAGTATGACAGGAGCAACAGGGAGACAGCGTGTCCTCAACCAATGTTTTGATGATTATTTTTTGCCAAATCCCAATCAGGACATACTCGATCAATTCGAGTCTACAGTTATCTCTTTATTTAGAAAAGTCCAGAACTTTGCTGAGAAAAACACCAACCTCCGCCAAACCCGAGACCTCCTCCTCCCTAAACTCATCTCCGGCGAGATAGACGTATCTGAACTTGATATTGATATTGACATTGATCCCAAAAGCAATTGA